One region of Armigeres subalbatus isolate Guangzhou_Male chromosome 3, GZ_Asu_2, whole genome shotgun sequence genomic DNA includes:
- the LOC134226008 gene encoding aminopeptidase N-like, whose protein sequence is MELLTLSYLLITILICGARAKDPINEIVPSLESPNSNKRAIDTSYFLPRNKTVPYHYYIHLTSHVQNNDPIFEGTAEIYIEIVEPTQVITMHLQELSISSTELSRIPNNLGVPEIIDTPLYSIDTRTELVTFTSQNLIPTGKYILKVVYTGTMRRYQSGFFISSYRDESNNVHYVGSSHFQATLARRVFPCFDEPDLKATFTLVITHHQTYNAVANTYATSVDTDASNADYLVTRFKTTPRMSTYLLAFAVTDFESKTNENQQVLVRSNALEQVDLTLTAGPKIIAALDDHLGVKYHDYMEKLSHIAIPDRGTGAMENWGLVTYGEPAVLFDPVVNSYRTYKRVITVVAHELAHQWFGNLVSPKWWDYIWLNEGFATLYEYYATTLAYPELDYLELFNVEVIQRSLGQDASETTRAMNTPAASQDEVHALFDIIAYQKSGSVLNMFRVILGNENWKNALNIYIDGSKLDSATPDDLYDALDEAISEKNVVPKTHSVKQLMESWTNAAGYPVLNVRRNYKSGEIIISQEQFFSDKWLPNNHVWHIPYNYVDRNIREADDATEFLWLTSKATKLITNTPNTQWIIFNREQFGYYRVNYDKQNWELIIDTLHTNPLSIHRANRAQLIDDAFNLARSERLDMSIALKLLAYLRLETEYAPWAAANNVLNYFYNKLQGTVHYQGFENFVNEIVTDIYKTLEVDTVSSEETTLHKYLKQTISSWACRMGNQDCLDRTYEALRREVNEAVAVHPDVLSVVYCYGLRNGTYQELSYLVPKMVGSSNQAHRTEIITALGCTKDVQSIASLLTIIQLSTVNYLSTEKTQIVDAIVAGTGSEGLQVLIQYLTNVNNAMALSSTIGEGSFRTMILNIASRLNSATEQQMLKQLLPTLSSLIPTVTVDDALARMKANDDWFNSLEGLLAVEFFDKYYSNAVV, encoded by the exons ACACGTACAAAACAATGATCCAATCTTCGAAGGAACGGCCGAAATCTACATTGAAATCGTCGAACCAACTCAGGTCATTACAATGCATTTGCAGGAGCTTAGTATTAGTTCCACGGAGCTGAGccgaattccaaataatttggGAGTTCCAGAAATAATTGACACTCCTTTGTACAGTATCGATACGAGGACGGAACTGGTGACCTTCACTAGTCAAAATTTGATACCGACAGGCAAGTACATACTCAAGGTGGTCTACACGGGAACAATGCGACGTTATCAGAGTGGGTTCTTCATCTCATCGTACCGTGACGAGTCAAACAATGTACACTACGTGGGATCATCGCACTTCCAAGCAACACTGGCCAGGCGTGTGTTTCCGTGCTTCGACGAACCTGACCTGAAGGCCACCTTTACCCTCGTGATTACACACCACCAGACGTACAATGCAGTTGCTAACACTTATGCTACTTCGGTCGATACTGACGCCAGCAATGCAGACTACCTCGTAACGCGTTTCAAGACAACCCCACGCATGTCCACGTATCTCCTAGCATTCGCCGTGACGGACTTTGAGTCAAAGACGAACGAGAACCAACAGGTTCTGGTTCGTTCGAATGCTTTGGAGCAGGTCGACTTGACCTTGACAGCCGGGCCAAAAATCATTGCTGCTTTAGATGATCATCTTGGCGTTAAATATCATGACtatatggaaaaactgtcaCATATAGCCATTCCGGATCGGGGAACCGGCGCTATGGAAAACTGGGGTTTGGTAACCTATGG AGAGCCGGCAGTATTGTTTGATCCGGTTGTAAACAGTTATCGCACCTATAAACGTGTGATTACGGTTGTTGCACATGAATTAGCGCATCAATGGTTCGGCAATTTGGTTAGCCCTAAATGGTGGGATTATATCTGGTTGAACGAGGGCTTCGCAACGCTATACGAATACTACGCAACTACGTTGGCCTACCCAGAGTTGGACTATCTGGAGCTGTTCAACGTTGAGGTCATCCAGCGATCGCTGGGTCAGGATGCCAGCGAAACTACCCGAGCAATGAACACTCCAGCGGCCTCTCAGGATGAAGTCCATGCTTTATTCGACATTATTGCCTATCAGAAGT CTGGTAGTGTTCTGAACATGTTCCGTGTGATTTTGGGCAACGAAAACTGGAAAAATGCTTTAAATATTTACATCGACGGTAGCAAGCTTGATAGTGCAACTCCTGATGATTTGTATGACGCTCTCGATGAAGCAATTAGTGAAAAGAATGTTGTCCCTAAAACTCATTCTGTAAAACAACTTATGGAGTCATGGACAAACGCTGCAGGATACCCAGTTTTGAATGTCCGACGAAACTACAAATCCGGAGAGATCATAATATCCCAAGAACAATTCTTCTCAGATAAATGGCTCCCGAATAACCACGTGTGGCACATTCCGTACAACTATGTCGACCGGAATATTCGGGAAGCAGATGATGCTACTGAATTCCTATGGCTGACTAGCAAAGCCACCAAATTAATAACCAATACACCAAATACTCAGTGGATTATCTTCAATCGCGAACAGTTCGGTTACTATCGAGTGAATTACGATAAACAAAATTGGGAATTGATCATCGACACACTGCATACTAACCCGCTATCCATTCATCGCGCAAACAGAGCACAGCTAATTGATGATGCATTTAATTTAGCACGTTCTGAACGTCTAGACATGTCCATCGCCCTAAAGCTCCTCGCTTATCTACGCCTCGAAACCGAATACGCTCCGTGGGCTGCCGCGAATAACGTGTTGAACTATTTCTACAATAAGCTCCAGGGAACTGTACACTATCAAGGGTTCGAAAACTTCGTCAATGAAATCGTGACGGACATCTACAAAACTCTAGAAGTGGATACGGTTTCATCCGAGGAGACCACCCTTCACAAATATCTGAAACAAACGATCTCCAGCTGGGCGTGTCGAATGGGAAACCAAGATTGCCTGGATAGAACCTACGAGGCTTTGCGGCGTGAGGTCAACGAAGCAGTTGCCGTACATCCGGATGTCCTATCAGTTGTGTACTGCTACGGCCTGCGGAATGGCACATATCAGGAGCTGTCGTATTTGGTTCCAAAAATGGTTGGATCGAGCAATCAAGCACACCGAACTGAAATCATCACGGCACTGGGCTGTACCAAGGATGTTCAGAGTATAGCATCGTTACTGACAATTATTCAGCTGTCGACCGTTAACTACCTATCTACGGAGAAAACTCAGATTGTGGATGCGATTGTGGCCGGAACGGGCTCTGAAGGACTGCAGGTTTTGATTCAGTATTTGACGAATGTTAATAATGCCATGGCATTGTCAAG CACTATTGGTGAAGGATCGTTCCGAACGATGATTTTGAACATCGCTTCGAGGTTAAACAGTGCTACAGAACAGCAGATGTTGAAGCAATTGCTTCCCACTTTGAGCAGCTTGATTCCGACAGTTACAGTGGATGATGCACTTGCTAGGATGAAAGCAAATGACGATTGGTTTAATAGCTTGGAAGGATTATTGGCGGTTGAATTTTTTGACAAGTATTACAGCAATGCAGTCGTGTAA